A single genomic interval of Alistipes provencensis harbors:
- a CDS encoding NADH-quinone oxidoreductase subunit N, with the protein MDYTSIFTLMRAEVTLTAILVLVFLYDLVAGERGRRWFSAVTCGLLVVQVVASLLPGGEGELFGGMFQYHPMHGIVKGVLAVGALVVCLQANTWLRREDTRHKQGEFYILTLSTLLGMYFMIGAGNFLLFFIGLELASVPMACLVAFDKYKRFSAEAGAKYILCALFSSGLMLYGISFLYGTTGTLYFDDMAARLTGSPLQVMALVFFFSGLGFKISLVPFHLWTADTYQGAPTTVTSYLSVVSKGAAAFVLLTVLVKVFAPMVEQWQTLLWIVTVLSITVANLFAIRQKDLKRFMAFSSISQAGYIMLAVIGGNALGMTSLVFYVLVYMAANLAVFGVLSVVEQHSGGKVGLEDYNGFYKTNPRLAVGMTLALFSLAGIPPFAGFFSKFFVFAAAFKGGFHWLVFIALINTVISLYYYLLIVKAMYITPNDTPVGTFRTDRYTRISLVICMAGVLLLGLVSAVYDGINLFAFGL; encoded by the coding sequence ATGGATTACACCTCGATATTTACGCTGATGCGGGCCGAAGTGACCCTCACGGCAATCCTCGTCCTCGTGTTCCTCTACGACCTCGTGGCCGGGGAGCGCGGCCGCCGCTGGTTTTCGGCCGTGACCTGCGGCCTACTCGTCGTGCAGGTCGTGGCCAGCCTCCTCCCGGGCGGAGAGGGCGAACTCTTCGGCGGGATGTTTCAGTATCATCCGATGCACGGCATCGTCAAGGGCGTCCTCGCCGTGGGTGCGCTCGTCGTCTGCCTGCAGGCGAACACATGGCTGCGGCGCGAAGACACGCGCCACAAGCAGGGCGAGTTCTACATCTTGACCCTCTCGACGCTGCTGGGCATGTATTTCATGATCGGTGCGGGCAATTTCCTGTTGTTCTTCATCGGGCTCGAACTGGCTTCGGTGCCGATGGCCTGTCTGGTGGCTTTCGACAAGTACAAACGCTTCTCGGCCGAGGCCGGGGCCAAATACATCCTCTGCGCGCTGTTCTCGAGCGGGTTGATGCTCTACGGCATCTCGTTCCTCTACGGGACCACCGGGACGCTCTATTTCGACGACATGGCGGCCCGCCTGACGGGTTCGCCGCTGCAGGTGATGGCGCTGGTCTTCTTCTTCTCGGGACTCGGGTTCAAGATCTCGCTCGTGCCGTTCCACCTCTGGACCGCCGACACCTATCAGGGAGCGCCCACGACGGTGACTTCGTATCTTTCGGTGGTGTCGAAAGGCGCCGCGGCCTTCGTTCTGCTGACGGTGCTCGTGAAGGTCTTCGCCCCGATGGTGGAGCAGTGGCAGACGCTGCTCTGGATCGTCACGGTGCTGAGTATCACCGTCGCCAACCTCTTCGCCATCCGGCAGAAGGACCTCAAGCGTTTCATGGCCTTTTCGTCCATCTCGCAGGCGGGATACATCATGCTGGCCGTCATCGGCGGCAACGCCCTCGGCATGACCTCGCTGGTCTTCTATGTGCTGGTCTACATGGCCGCCAACCTCGCGGTGTTCGGCGTGCTGTCGGTCGTCGAGCAGCACAGCGGCGGCAAGGTGGGGCTGGAGGACTACAACGGCTTCTACAAGACCAATCCCCGGCTGGCGGTGGGGATGACTTTGGCGCTCTTCTCGCTGGCGGGAATTCCGCCTTTCGCGGGCTTCTTCTCGAAATTCTTCGTCTTCGCGGCGGCCTTCAAGGGCGGTTTCCACTGGCTGGTATTCATCGCGCTGATCAATACGGTGATCTCGTTGTATTACTACCTGCTGATCGTCAAGGCGATGTACATCACTCCCAACGATACGCCGGTCGGAACGTTCCGCACCGACCGCTACACGCGCATCAGCCTTGTGATCTGCATGGCCGGGGTGCTGCTGCTGGGCCTCGTGAGCGCCGTTTACGACGGCATCAACCTCTTCGCGTTCGGGCTCTGA
- a CDS encoding glycosyltransferase family 39 protein, translated as MISFERLKITPARLMWAGGLVTLLYAAFSLGTYHPDEHFQILEYAHMKLFGTPVPEHLPWEYLLQMRPGIQPFVAWAVGKGLLAAGLYSPFAVVFVLQLLSGALSVAVLLFFYRTVRDELEDENARCWFLLLGFFLWFLAYLHVHFNAEMISGNLLLLLAALTIRCRRAVGRREFGWGVLLGMTAGMTFAVRFQMGFALLGYGIWLLVFHRRWKLYAGMVPGVLAMLALGLLADRWLYGEWTLTPWNYLCENILNENMLKFGTSPWWYYFTEPFTEGGYVYGPLALIATVWFFRRRPRHVVTWMLVPFLLVHFFMGHKELRFFFPALFFAPWFIVLMFRELPRRWFAARVWRYVTGTLVVVNMGIVGYCLAQPRPEIYFYKMMQEYCRGKKEVVALNLVPTGVGYGFIEDILEPGRIIEVRFYMPRNLRPLYFQTQAELEAAAPSLQAQDRQLMVLSHCWWLDTEFSLPLKKIPWRPYPDWLVRCFNFNDWTRFGGRYMGVYEVGPMDAAAPEAV; from the coding sequence ATGATCTCTTTCGAACGCCTCAAAATCACCCCCGCCCGACTGATGTGGGCCGGGGGTCTGGTAACCCTGCTATACGCCGCTTTCAGTCTAGGTACCTACCATCCCGACGAGCATTTCCAGATACTCGAATACGCCCATATGAAGCTCTTCGGGACCCCGGTGCCCGAACATCTGCCTTGGGAGTACCTGTTGCAGATGCGGCCCGGCATACAGCCCTTCGTGGCGTGGGCCGTCGGAAAAGGGTTGCTGGCCGCGGGGCTCTATTCGCCTTTTGCGGTGGTGTTCGTGCTTCAATTGCTGAGCGGCGCCCTTTCGGTCGCGGTGCTGCTGTTCTTCTACCGCACGGTGCGTGACGAACTGGAGGACGAAAACGCCCGCTGCTGGTTCCTGCTGCTGGGATTCTTCCTCTGGTTTCTGGCCTATCTCCATGTCCATTTCAATGCCGAGATGATCTCGGGCAACCTGCTCCTGTTGCTGGCGGCGCTTACGATACGCTGCCGCAGGGCCGTGGGGCGGCGGGAGTTCGGATGGGGCGTGTTGCTGGGGATGACCGCCGGGATGACCTTTGCGGTGCGGTTTCAGATGGGATTCGCACTGCTGGGTTACGGCATCTGGCTGTTGGTGTTTCACCGCCGCTGGAAACTCTATGCTGGGATGGTTCCGGGCGTGCTGGCCATGCTGGCGCTCGGACTGCTGGCCGACCGCTGGCTCTACGGGGAGTGGACCCTCACGCCGTGGAACTACCTGTGCGAGAACATTCTCAACGAGAACATGCTTAAGTTCGGAACCTCGCCGTGGTGGTACTATTTCACCGAACCGTTCACCGAGGGCGGGTATGTCTACGGACCGCTGGCGCTCATCGCCACGGTCTGGTTCTTCCGTCGCCGTCCCCGGCACGTCGTGACGTGGATGCTCGTGCCGTTTCTTCTGGTACATTTCTTCATGGGCCACAAGGAGCTGCGGTTCTTCTTCCCGGCGCTTTTCTTCGCCCCTTGGTTCATCGTGCTGATGTTCCGCGAACTGCCCCGCAGGTGGTTTGCGGCCCGGGTCTGGCGTTATGTGACGGGAACACTCGTCGTGGTCAACATGGGCATCGTGGGCTACTGTCTGGCGCAGCCCCGTCCGGAAATCTATTTCTACAAAATGATGCAGGAGTACTGCCGCGGCAAAAAGGAGGTCGTGGCGCTCAATCTGGTTCCGACGGGTGTCGGGTACGGATTCATCGAGGATATTCTGGAGCCGGGCCGCATCATCGAGGTCCGGTTCTACATGCCCCGGAACCTGCGGCCGCTCTATTTCCAAACGCAGGCGGAACTCGAGGCCGCGGCTCCCTCGTTGCAGGCACAGGACCGGCAACTGATGGTGCTTTCGCACTGCTGGTGGCTGGACACGGAATTCTCCCTGCCGCTGAAAAAGATTCCCTGGCGCCCCTAT